The nucleotide sequence TAACATACAGTATGTCATTGTCATCCAGATTGTTATGAAGTGGCCGTCTAAAACCTCTAGTATATGGTCAGCTTAAGAATTTTAGACtgtatttctgtttttgcatACTACCAGATGACAGCCTATACCAGCAAAGTCTGGAGAAATTTCCCCTAATTTGAGGACCATTAAAAACCCCACCCAAATCTAAGTTGGCAAAAAAAACTTTCCTTTTTGATGTATCACTATGATGTTATAAAGTCAGGTATATAAATGGTTGTGGTGTTTTAACTAATGGTAACTTTGTCCTTCACAGATACCCATCAGCTCCATCTCATGCAACGTATCGTAGGGGAGATTGCATTCCAGCTTGATCGTAGGATTCTGACATATATCTTTGCGgatcatgggagactgtatgggatCACTGTGGCCAACATCCAACAGAAGATCAAAGAGGTAATGTCAGGGGTACAGCTTATTATAGTCAATATGTAGACATATAAAAACACTCCAACACATAAATTTATAGGCCACATACTGTATATCTTTTATACATtcatatacatacaaaaaaatattggggAGAGTAATATTGGACATATTATAATTCTACAGAACAGTGACCCCCAAGAGTGTGACTATAACTAAACAGTAGAACATTTATTTTAAACAAACACTGCTGCCCCTCTCCCCCCAACGATCGTCCGTAACCTTTAAAGGATCCTGGTAGTATGTGTTCAATATTTTAACAGGGCCAATGAGAGAAATTAAGGGTTTgtccaaaatgtaaaaaatatggctgttttcttccaaaaacagcaccaccacTGACCATGCGTTGTGCCTGGTTTTGTAACTCaggtccattgaagtgaatggggcttgagctgcaataccccacACAACCCGTGGACAAGTGaaatgctgtttttggaagaaagcagccatgtttttccaatcctggacaacccctttaagtattacaTAGGTTTCCCTGAAATTAGTGAAACCTGAAAGTTCACGTTTGACTACAGTTAACACCAACATCCGACTCTCTAAGTCCCATGTGTTATTCATGAGGATCCAAACCCTTGGCATATGAGCAGTTGTTTGGTGGGATTCTCACAATGGTCATATATAAATCCACATGGAAACATATGACTAGAAAAAGTGATGATTTTCCTACTTTTCACATGAATATTTTTCATTATTGGTCATTACAGTATTGTTACACTCACATAATCTACTCCTTTTACCAGGCATCTACTAAATCTGTATCAGGAAAGGTTGATGAGAGAAAGCAGGCGGAAATGATGAAGAGATATGAAGATATAATGAACACCCTGAAGCAGTATGGTTATGATGTAGCCGTTCACCCAAACTTCTCTGAGAACCTAGTGAATGTGTATGGAATCATGAAGGAGCACCCACCCTCCGACTCTTCTGAAATGGGTAGCCTTCAAGACCCAGCCAACCTGAAGAAGATTGCTTACTGCGCTGTGCCATCCTCAGACCTGGACAATGTTCTCATTCTACTCAAGTGTCTGTCTAAACTATCCAGGCGTGATGGAAAACCAGTTTTCCTGTTATAAGAACGAAAGGAACTTAGCCTAGCAGTGTATACCGACTAATAAAGAACAGCAAGAGCAGCTCTCCTGGCATTGAGTTGTCAATTACTTGAGTTTTGGTCTTCATATGAAACTTCGAACAACCAACTTTgtaaggttgtgttcacactacAGTGTGCAGTTTAGCCTATGCGCCAGTGCATATGTCAAATgtatccatagggccccattGACCTGCcagatgccaaaagagtgtccctgTAGCATAAGCCGGGcacacagtatacattttttttacaatgggagctcATGAGCGATGTATATCACTGTATGTCTATATACATCGGAGacttccatcggaggtatacatCAGGTTAAACTCTCAACCTATACCTCCAACGGTAGGCTGAAATGcaatgtgaacagtgccttataGAGTACTGACCACTGTACTAATAAATTGTGCTTCTgatgtattttaacccctttgcgctcagcgacgtactattccgtcgcgctaatTGCATCGTTTGCACTCAGCGccggaatagtacgtccaggGGAAAATGCAACGCCATTTCCCCCCGGCGTTTCATCGACCTGTGAtgcctgctgtttctgacagcaggctatcacagctcagtgtgcagggaccaatcatagtgatcccgccttcgcgatcgctgctattggttagttagtGACGACCGACCAATAGCAGCCATCGCATACGTAATTTCCTGCTCTGATCtcagatcctgccgcacccgctctctgttggagttagggcctgttcacatcacccgttcatttccgttccggggttccgtccgaggtttccgtcgggtgaaccccgcaacggaaagtgaaagcacagcttccgtttcagtcaccattgatctcaatggtgacggaaacatcgctaatgctttccgttcgtcaccattccggctggtttccggttttccgacggaataaatagcgtagtcgactccgctattgattccgtcggaaaaccggaaaccagtcggattggtgacgaatggaaagcattagcgatgtttccgtcaccattgagattaatggtgactgaaacggaagctgtgctgtcagtttcactttccgttgcggggttcacccgacggaaacctcggacggaaccccggaacggaaatgaatggcgatgtgaacaggcccttagttagTCGAAGAGATCCGTTGTGGAGAGAGTCAGTCAGAGCAGTtagaaaaaataacaaatatataattttttttttttgcttttaccaaCTTGTATCCACTTCCCAATCCTGTCCTTGTGTTCTCTTTGTGTTCCCCTTGtctcccacgtttttggtcagtgatctctatcactgaccacttttgagtcttcagggccacattttggtccctggggattattattattcttttttttctttattaggggggattcacacgagcgtgatttggcagcgtgtagggcgcgtggttttcgcgcggcacgcaatgccctatagaagtctatggggcagtacacacagtccgtgtattttgcgcagcgtttgttcgctgcgcaaaatacgcgacaggttcaataactctgcgtatttcacgcatcacgcacccattgaagtcaatgggtgcgtgaaaaccacgcatgtcgcacggaagcacttccgtgcgaactgcgtgtttgcgcaacagctgt is from Rhinoderma darwinii isolate aRhiDar2 chromosome 5, aRhiDar2.hap1, whole genome shotgun sequence and encodes:
- the LOC142652374 gene encoding speriolin-like protein: MEPSSCNDTDLLKSENENLLLQNRELRKMLHLLQENVDLRCNLEKSGHSPDETQPRGMTIKHKEEDFKYNMDGSKAYMDSYRQHMDGTGHPDGSRYRDGNKQHMDREKNKECGAHSPQNTHQLHLMQRIVGEIAFQLDRRILTYIFADHGRLYGITVANIQQKIKEASTKSVSGKVDERKQAEMMKRYEDIMNTLKQYGYDVAVHPNFSENLVNVYGIMKEHPPSDSSEMGSLQDPANLKKIAYCAVPSSDLDNVLILLKCLSKLSRRDGKPVFLL